In a genomic window of Myotis daubentonii chromosome X, mMyoDau2.1, whole genome shotgun sequence:
- the LOC132223605 gene encoding ferritin heavy chain-like yields MATPPPSSERQSYHPDCEAAINHQISLELYAASVYTTMASYFQRPDRAWQQGSQYFQKMAYNKREQAERLLWLQSQRGGRLLLEDVPWPQQHEWDSSLMALELAMLLAKRVDQGLRHLHRLATHREDAHLCEFLESHCLHPQAAFLQELGDHISQLRQMQAPETGLEEDLLHKLTLGDREEH; encoded by the coding sequence ATGGCCACTCCTCCGCCCTCCTCTGAGCGCCAGAGCTACCATCCAGACTGCGAGGCCGCCATCAACCACCAGATCAGCCTGGAGCTCTATGCGGCCTCCGTGTACACCACCATGGCCAGCTACTTCCAGAGGCCCGACCGGGCCTGGCAGCAGGGCTCCCAGTACTTCCAGAAGATGGCCTACAATAAGAGGGAGCAGGCGGAGCGGCTGCTGTGGCTGCAGAGCCAGCGCGGGGGCCGGCTCCTACTGGAGGACGTCCCCTGGCCGCAGCAGCACGAGTGGGACAGCAGCCTGATGGCCCTGGAGCTGGCCATGCTCCTGGCGAAGAGAGTGGACCAGGGCCTGCGGCACCTGCACCGCCTGGCCACCCACCGGGAGGACGCCCACCTGTGCGAGTTCCTGGAGAGCCACTGCCTGCACCCACAGGCCGCCTTCCTCCAGGAGCTGGGCGACCACATCAGCCAGCTGCGCCAGATGCAGGCCCCCGAGACCGGCCTGGAGGAGGACCTGCTCCACAAGCTCACCCTGGGCGACAGAGAGGAGCACTGA
- the LOC132223604 gene encoding protein FAM47A-like, with product MACQQWPLPEPHKGWLLKSDLRKKALIESGLIKPWQSGPKLDKKPEPSKKWLLGPAPLEPLPLGMECKPWFKDRDRLPSRYLCRQNKQLGKCPTSMDSRRWVFVKEGLDDFRTGCPSAEDVITRGPREGFLPMIAHRIPRPPPKKIHRQPPTGADLCSKLSPAQRARKAFVENIEASLTQQSLANCLNLEEALPPDLLLKVLEVLDPDRKLEDTWAHCEGTKERKKTPTHLCEEHPEQTNLEPPQLNLEPPEEDNLEPEDQTHVQTAKESLQSYLFSLFPEEETNAKCTTDIPKDLGLQKSRRRIREFCRWIDDNFGDIGIVEEDLMKQFEVDLEVPLTHNTVKIKKISQLPLKIRPCKQLDDIQQRKFSLQEGNWQRKLRKPEDPHKPKREKIRYGAWYLDPKSWKKLVNGQPLPDPKVVPDKEHLTDGRHLEPDIIDELYGPIAFKDFIVSKGYRMPGVIEKMFMRKGWNYESVKTPIHRVMKLLSKPKEEDSGDKED from the exons ATGGCGTGCCAGCAGTGGCCCTTACCGGAGCCCCACAAGGGGTGGCTGCTAAAGTCGGACCTGAGGAAGAAGGCGCTCATAGAGTCGGGGCTGATCAAGCCGTGGCAGTCAGGGCCGAAGCTCGACAAAAAGCCGGAGCCCAGCAAGAAGTGGCTGCTAGGGCCGGCGCCGCTGGAGCCCTTGCCCCTGGGCATGGAATGTAAGCCCTGGTTCAAGGACAGGGACAGGTTGCCTTCCCGCTATCTCTGCAGGCAGAACAAGCAGCTTGGGAAGTGCCCCACCTCCATGGACAGCCGGCGGTGGGTATTTGTGAAGGAGGGACTGGACGACTTCAGAACGGGCTGTCCATCTGCTGAAGATGTGATCACTCGTGGCCCTCGGGAAGGCTTTCTCCCCATGATTGCTCATAGAATTCCCCGCCCTCCGCCCAAAAAGATTCACAGGCAGCCGCCCACGGGAGCGGACCTGTGTTCCAAGCTCTCGCCAGCCCAGCGAGCACGGAAGGCCTTTGTAGAGAACATTGAAGCCAGCCTGACCCAGCAGTCCCTGGCGAACTGCCTGAATCTGGAGGAAGCTCTCCCTCCAGACCTCCTCCTCAAGGTCCTGGAAGTGCTAGATCCTGACAGGAAGCTGGAGGACACGTGGGCACATTGTGAGGGcaccaaggaaagaaagaagaccccCACACACCTGTGTGAAGAACATCCTGAGCAGAccaacctggagcctccccag CTCAACCTGGAACCTCCCGAGGAGGACAACCTGGAACCTGAAGACCAAACCCACGTGCAAACGGCCAAGGAGAGCCTCCAGTCatatttattcagtttgtttCCTGAGGAAGAGACAAATGCAAAATGCACAACGGATATTCCCAAAGATCTTGGGCTCcaaaaatcaagaagaagaaTTCGTGAATTCTGCAGATGGATCGATGATAATTTTGGAGACATAGGCATTGTTGAAGAGGACCTCATGAAACAGTTTGAGGTTGACTTAGAGGTCCCACTCACCCATAATacagtcaaaataaagaaaataagccagCTTCCTTTGAAGATAAGGCCCTGCAAACAGCTAGATGACATACAGCAGAGAAAATTCTCCCTGCAGGAAGGTAACTGGCAAAGGAAACTCCGAAAACCAGAAGACCCTCATAAACCCAAACGGGAGAAGATAAGGTATGGAGCATGGTACCTGGACCCCAAATCCTGGAAAAAGCTGGTCAATGGCCAGCCTCTGCCCGACCCTAAAGTCGTCCCTGACAAGGAACATTTGACCGATGGAAGGCATCTTGAACCAGACATTATTGATGAACTTTATGGACCAATTGCCTTCAAAGATTTCATTGTAAGCAAGGGCTACAGGATGCCAGGTGTGATTGAGAAGATGTTTATGAGGAAGGGATGGAACTATGAGTCTGTGAAGACTCCTATACACCGAGTAATGAAACTCCTCTCCAAACCCAAAGAGGAGGATTCAGGGGACAAAGAGGATTAG